The genome window CTAAATAATGATATCCCGTCGTCAATCCGGTAATTCGGCTATCATTTTTGGACATTTCCTCAATGTGTTCGAATGAGGTTTTTAAAATGTCGCTGATTTTTTGAAAACCTGCGCCATTGCGCTTGCCGTCGATTTCTAAGATTTGATTCTGAGCATCTTCAATTACTTGTTCAACTTGATCGCTGTCTTGAAAAGCTTGCGAAATAATATCACGGGCAGTTTGAATCAAGCGCCGCAATTTTGATTTCTCGCTAACAATATTGGCGTAATATTGCACATTTCTAGCAATTGGAGTTCTCTCGGCCAGCTGAGCCAGATAAGCCGTGCCGCCAATGTTTTCCAGTTGATGTTGATCAGCTAAGCGGTCGCTAATAACCAAAACGTCAATCGTCTGATCTTCTTCGACCAAGTCAATCATCGTTTGGAAAATAATTTGGTTTTTGCGATCGTAAAAATCGCTTGGTTCGATGATCGAAAGGGCATCGCTATACCGATTAGGGTCAATAAAAATACCCCCGAGGACGCCTTGTTCAGCTTCGGGACTATTTGGTAGAGATGTTAAATTATCATTCATTATAGTTTATAAATCTGAACTCGTACGCGCGAGTTAACGCCAGGGAAAAGCTCGATCGGAACATTGTGAAATCCTAGCGTTCTAAGAGAATCGTTCATTTCCAATTTTCGGCGATCAATTTTAATTTGAAATTGCTTTTCGAGGTTATCGCCAATTTGTTTGCTGGTAACAGAGCCAAAAAGCCGTGAATCCGTTCCGGCTTTGGAACCGATCTTTACAATTGTTTCATCAGCTTCAAGCTGTTTCTTGAGTTCTTCAGCAGCTTCTTTCATCTTCTCATGTTCAGCTGCCAGATTTTTTTTGCGTGCTTCTTCTTGTTTTAACGCTTGCGGAGTTGCCTGTTTAGCCAGGTTCTTTTTGATCAGGAAATTTTGTGCATAGCCATCAGAAACATCTTTAACGTCACCAATTTTGCCTTTTCCTGGCACGTTTTGAGTAAAAATTATTTTCATCCTTAAATCCTTTCACTTCTTCTTAGGGTCTTCAGCTTGATCGAGAATTTCAATTAGCTGCTCTTTAGCTTCAGCAATTGTTGAATCGACGATTTGAGTCGCAGCATTGCCTAAATGACCGCCACCGCCCATTTTCTCCATGACGAGCTGGACATTAAAATCTCCCATGCTGCGGGCTGATATTCCTATTGTACCATCTTCTCTTTTGATGATAACAAAAGAAGCAGAAATCCCATCGAGTGAGATCATCGTATCCGCTGCTTGCGCCCCAATTACCGGGTCATAAACAAGATCGTCTTCCCCGTGAGCAATTGCAATTCCGTCGTCTCTAAGATCCATCGTACTAATAAGTTTGCTCATTGCCAGATAATTACTGACTTTTTCTTTCAAAAGATTGTGAATTAGCTTCTCATCGGCACCGTTTGAACGTAAG of Xylocopilactobacillus apicola contains these proteins:
- the rplI gene encoding 50S ribosomal protein L9, translating into MKIIFTQNVPGKGKIGDVKDVSDGYAQNFLIKKNLAKQATPQALKQEEARKKNLAAEHEKMKEAAEELKKQLEADETIVKIGSKAGTDSRLFGSVTSKQIGDNLEKQFQIKIDRRKLEMNDSLRTLGFHNVPIELFPGVNSRVRVQIYKL